The genomic window TTACGAGCATTACTGAGTATTATCAATTACCACTGAGGATTACTATGGCTGTTAAAGTTCTAATTCCATCTCCGTTGCAAAAACTGACCAACAATCAACCCACCCTTGATTGCGAGGCAAGTACGATCGACGAACTATTAGCCTCCCTGGAGCAGTC from Cyanobacteriota bacterium includes these protein-coding regions:
- a CDS encoding molybdopterin synthase sulfur carrier subunit, which produces MAVKVLIPSPLQKLTNNQPTLDCEASTIDELLASLEQS